A part of Methanofollis sp. genomic DNA contains:
- a CDS encoding deoxyhypusine synthase: MDMNPRRSVCPTTDVPSLVAAMSESGFQGRKLGESVRVWSEMILDPDCTILLGLSGAMVPAGMQECLIELVRHRYVDAIVSTGANIFHDVAEHLGINHYLGHHHVDDESLYRQGIDRIYDVFAYEEEFRSVDRRVAKFAAELAPYHASSADFLSRLGHHIMEVAPGGRSILATCTQMGVPVFVPALGDSSLGIALTVARRRGVDIAIDQIADADELTRIVETSKKTGVVYIGGGVPKNFIQQTQVIASMHDRDLGGHAYAVQYTTDAPHWGGLSGCTFEEAISWGKESTETKRVQCFCDATIAIPIAVSALIGSGLVRPYAPRG, encoded by the coding sequence ATGGACATGAACCCACGCCGTTCCGTCTGTCCGACGACAGATGTACCGTCACTTGTTGCCGCAATGAGCGAATCCGGTTTTCAGGGAAGAAAACTCGGCGAGTCTGTCAGGGTCTGGTCAGAGATGATCCTGGACCCCGACTGCACCATCCTTCTCGGTCTCTCCGGCGCCATGGTGCCTGCCGGCATGCAGGAATGCCTCATCGAACTGGTCAGGCACAGGTACGTCGACGCCATCGTCTCGACAGGGGCCAACATCTTCCACGACGTCGCCGAACACCTCGGCATCAACCACTATCTCGGCCACCATCACGTCGATGACGAGTCGCTGTACAGGCAGGGGATCGACCGGATCTACGACGTCTTCGCCTATGAAGAGGAGTTCAGGAGCGTCGACCGGCGCGTCGCGAAGTTTGCCGCGGAACTCGCCCCCTACCATGCCTCCTCCGCCGACTTCCTCAGCCGCCTCGGCCATCACATCATGGAGGTTGCCCCGGGCGGGCGCTCGATCCTCGCCACCTGCACGCAGATGGGAGTGCCGGTCTTCGTCCCGGCCCTCGGCGACTCCTCCCTCGGCATCGCCCTCACCGTCGCCAGGAGGAGAGGAGTGGATATCGCCATCGACCAGATCGCCGACGCCGACGAACTCACCCGGATCGTCGAGACGTCAAAAAAGACCGGAGTCGTCTATATCGGCGGCGGCGTCCCGAAAAATTTCATCCAGCAGACGCAGGTGATCGCCTCCATGCACGACCGCGACCTCGGCGGCCACGCCTACGCCGTCCAGTACACCACCGACGCCCCACACTGGGGCGGACTCTCCGGGTGCACCTTCGAGGAGGCGATCTCCTGGGGGAAGGAGTCAACCGAGACAAAGAGAGTCCAGTGCTTCTGCGACGCCACCATTGCAATCCCGATCGCCGTTTC
- a CDS encoding CBS domain-containing protein, whose amino-acid sequence MKVADDVRVRVPVLTTADPMTRARQILRDDTFREIAITDTKGRYVGYINITDALKVTTTKSDVQIEGFVRDGAVVKPDDSLIVVARAIREKKSDSAVITNSDGQVLGAVLLSEIFPILCTREDLRGTVADHMHRSPGVCEADDPVSRVYAKMIEEGIAAFTVMKSRHLIGIISRRDILNSGRVRKTLESGGKVPVESVMVTPVITIGPDESIRTAAERMVEHDLSQMPVLDGDVLVGMIDRHGVLNGLSARE is encoded by the coding sequence ATGAAGGTGGCAGACGACGTGAGAGTCAGGGTCCCGGTGCTCACCACGGCGGATCCGATGACCAGGGCACGCCAGATCCTGCGGGACGACACATTCCGCGAGATTGCGATCACCGATACGAAGGGGCGGTATGTCGGATATATCAACATCACCGATGCCCTGAAAGTCACCACCACCAAGTCGGACGTCCAGATCGAGGGCTTTGTCCGGGATGGTGCGGTGGTGAAACCCGACGATTCGCTGATTGTCGTTGCACGGGCAATCAGGGAGAAAAAATCCGACTCGGCCGTGATCACGAACAGCGACGGGCAGGTCCTCGGGGCGGTCCTGCTCTCCGAGATCTTCCCGATCCTCTGTACGCGGGAAGACCTCCGCGGCACCGTCGCCGATCACATGCACCGGAGCCCCGGAGTCTGCGAGGCCGACGACCCGGTCAGCAGGGTCTATGCAAAGATGATCGAAGAAGGGATCGCCGCCTTCACGGTGATGAAGAGCCGGCACCTCATCGGCATCATCTCAAGGAGAGATATCTTAAATAGCGGCAGGGTGAGAAAGACGCTGGAGAGCGGAGGAAAGGTGCCGGTCGAAAGCGTGATGGTCACACCCGTGATCACCATCGGGCCTGACGAGAGTATCAGGACGGCGGCAGAACGGATGGTGGAACATGATCTCTCCCAGATGCCGGTCCTCGACGGTGATGTTCTTGTGGGCATGATCGACCGGCATGGCGTGCTGAATGGTCTCTCTGCAAGGGAATGA
- a CDS encoding CBS domain-containing protein, translating into MKAEDVMSSPVRVVSPEDTVAYARNQMIKHRISRVLVMDGGKLAGIFTKKDIAYRLRQTEPIWRRRPIDRIPISVLMTPEPVAVGPDTPMREIAALMLDRSISGIPVLNDGEVIGIVTKSDILRSAAARSLTTPLSDLMENPVTVSRYHSLDHIIDLLSERDEKLIAVNNDGTLAGIITETNLAFFIYRDESGGIPERDIKMLRKEASGGRKAYRYVQEASAVAEDVMTHPVLTAPPETSAADAVQMMIDRRINSVVIVRGSEVLGIVKRDNILQEVAK; encoded by the coding sequence ATGAAGGCAGAGGATGTGATGTCGTCCCCGGTCAGGGTGGTTTCGCCCGAGGATACCGTCGCCTATGCGAGAAACCAGATGATCAAACACAGGATCTCCCGCGTGCTGGTGATGGACGGCGGGAAACTCGCCGGCATCTTCACGAAAAAGGACATCGCCTACCGCCTCAGGCAGACCGAACCGATCTGGCGGAGACGGCCGATTGACCGCATTCCGATATCTGTCCTGATGACGCCAGAGCCTGTAGCCGTCGGCCCGGACACACCCATGCGAGAGATCGCCGCCCTCATGCTCGACCGGTCCATCAGCGGCATCCCGGTCCTGAACGACGGTGAGGTGATCGGCATCGTCACCAAATCGGACATCCTCAGATCGGCCGCGGCACGCTCGCTCACGACACCGCTCTCCGACCTTATGGAGAACCCGGTGACGGTGAGCCGTTACCACTCCCTTGACCATATCATCGACCTCCTCTCAGAGAGGGACGAAAAACTCATCGCCGTCAACAATGACGGGACGCTCGCCGGGATCATTACCGAAACGAACCTCGCGTTCTTCATTTACCGCGACGAGTCAGGCGGCATCCCGGAAAGAGATATAAAGATGCTGAGAAAAGAAGCATCTGGTGGAAGAAAGGCATACAGGTATGTCCAGGAGGCCTCCGCGGTCGCCGAGGACGTGATGACACACCCCGTTCTGACCGCACCCCCTGAGACAAGCGCCGCGGACGCGGTGCAGATGATGATCGACCGCCGCATCAACAGCGTGGTCATTGTTCGAGGATCAGAGGTCCTCGGGATCGTGAAAAGGGACAATATATTACAGGAAGTGGCAAAATGA
- a CDS encoding CBS domain-containing protein: MSEELYIHIKDIMAKPVTIAKSAPITDALDKMLDENIDPLIVTDNGTVVGTISRQAIAETIGKKRNATIPPTKIHVANTVEGEFTAAYPDQGIEILPTLLQHAKIVVVFDEDHKLIGQVSYGDLLKVVQPSKQVKEILEPASTINVEERVVHLRRRMMDEDIARFLVTDENGAPIGIVTETDVARAMVAFREVVEGKYQDHRIRNLLVRDIMSAPLISVNASMPVGKVIDTMLAKKISSLPITDGNGHIAGIVTRTSLIQAL; encoded by the coding sequence ATGAGCGAAGAGCTGTACATCCACATCAAGGACATTATGGCAAAGCCGGTAACAATCGCGAAATCAGCGCCCATCACTGACGCCCTTGACAAGATGCTTGACGAGAACATCGACCCCCTGATCGTTACCGACAACGGGACCGTCGTCGGCACCATCTCCCGGCAGGCGATCGCCGAGACGATCGGCAAGAAGAGGAATGCCACCATCCCCCCGACAAAGATCCATGTCGCAAACACCGTGGAGGGAGAGTTTACCGCGGCATACCCCGACCAGGGGATCGAGATCCTGCCCACCCTCCTGCAGCACGCAAAGATCGTCGTAGTCTTTGACGAAGACCACAAACTCATCGGCCAGGTCAGTTACGGCGACCTGCTGAAGGTGGTGCAGCCCTCGAAACAGGTGAAGGAGATCCTGGAGCCGGCCTCCACCATCAATGTCGAGGAGCGGGTCGTCCACCTCCGCCGCCGGATGATGGACGAGGATATTGCCCGGTTCCTCGTCACCGACGAGAATGGAGCGCCGATCGGGATCGTCACCGAGACCGACGTCGCCCGCGCGATGGTCGCCTTCAGGGAGGTCGTGGAGGGGAAGTACCAGGACCACCGGATCCGGAACCTGCTTGTCCGCGACATCATGTCCGCACCCCTCATCTCAGTGAACGCCAGCATGCCGGTCGGCAAGGTGATCGACACGATGCTCGCCAAAAAGATCAGTTCCCTGCCCATCACCGACGGAAACGGCCACATTGCAGGTATCGTGACCCGCACATCCCTGATCCAGGCACTCTGA
- a CDS encoding CBS domain-containing protein — translation MHKNNQTMKQGDRLLKMPGKLDRGPIEFKSRIAGSEGEVMGIATRGVISVPQTMTIIGAVETMTAYGFRRLPITDAGTHRLRGIVTARDIIDFLGGGDRFNLVRVKHSGNLLSAINESVREVMTQRVTTMPHTATIAGAAEIIVTKKIGGLPIVDEEEALAGIVTERDVMKALATEDTDVTVEGVMSTGLRVTGPDTPIGSVTREMIAHGFRRLPLVSDDVLFGIISASDIMKYLGSGEIFTRLSTGNVAEVMGLPVRTLTGAELYTTTPNTNINDAALKMLQKGVGALPVIEEGKLIGLITEFDLVKAFYEE, via the coding sequence ATGCACAAGAATAATCAGACGATGAAACAGGGCGACAGACTGCTGAAAATGCCCGGCAAACTCGACCGCGGCCCGATCGAGTTCAAATCACGGATCGCCGGGAGCGAGGGCGAGGTGATGGGGATTGCAACCCGTGGCGTCATCTCGGTCCCCCAGACGATGACCATCATCGGTGCTGTGGAGACGATGACGGCCTATGGTTTCCGCCGTCTTCCAATCACCGATGCAGGCACGCACCGTCTTCGCGGCATCGTGACCGCACGGGACATCATCGACTTCCTCGGCGGCGGCGACCGCTTCAACCTTGTACGGGTCAAGCACAGCGGCAACCTGCTTTCGGCGATCAATGAGAGTGTGCGGGAGGTCATGACACAGCGGGTGACGACAATGCCGCATACCGCCACGATCGCCGGGGCCGCCGAGATCATCGTCACGAAGAAGATCGGCGGCCTCCCGATCGTGGACGAGGAGGAGGCCCTCGCCGGGATTGTCACCGAGAGGGACGTGATGAAGGCCCTCGCCACCGAGGACACGGACGTGACCGTGGAGGGGGTCATGAGCACGGGCCTCAGAGTGACCGGCCCCGACACTCCCATCGGGTCGGTCACGAGAGAGATGATCGCCCACGGTTTCAGGCGCCTGCCCCTGGTCTCGGACGACGTGCTCTTCGGGATCATCTCGGCGTCCGACATCATGAAGTACCTCGGGTCAGGGGAGATCTTTACCCGCCTCTCGACCGGCAACGTGGCCGAGGTGATGGGTCTGCCTGTGCGCACCCTCACCGGGGCGGAGTTGTATACCACGACCCCGAACACGAACATCAATGATGCAGCGCTGAAGATGCTGCAGAAGGGGGTCGGCGCCCTTCCGGTCATCGAGGAAGGGAAGTTGATCGGCCTGATAACCGAATTCGACCTTGTGAAAGCATTTTATGAGGAGTGA